CTACCGCCGCCAAGGCGCCCCCACCGTACCTCCTGAAGGCGCTGAAGGCGAATCCGAAGGCCTGGAGCTTCTTCCAGAGCCTCGCACCCACCCACCGCCGGCACTTCATCCGGTGGATCGTCTCGGCCAAGCGTGCCGACACCCGGGACCGGCGCGTCCAGGAGTCGGTCCGTCTTCTCGATGCGGGTCAGAGGCTTCCGCTCAAGTGAAGAGGTCGCCAAGAATTCCTGTGATACCCGCCCCGCTCCCCCGTATCCGGAGGTGCCATGGCGAACGGTGACGCGACCGTCGCGCGCCTCTGGCTCTGGGCCCGAAAGGCGCGCGCGACGAACTGGGAAGCGCGATTCGCGGAAGAGCTCCCGCGGGTCTACAACTTCTTCCGTTACCGGGTGGGGCCTGGCCCGGTGGCCGAGGACCTCACCGCCATCACCTTCGAGAAGGCCTGGAAGGCCCGGGACCGGTACCGGGAGGACCGGGCGGGATTCGAGACCTGGCTCTTCGCCGTGGCCCGGAACGTGGCCATCGACCACTTCCGGAGCTCGAGGGTTTCGGTTCCGATCGAGGACGTGTCGGACCTCCCGGGAGGTCCGACGCCCGAAGAGATCGCGGAGCGCCGTTCCAACGAGGACCGGCTCGGGATTCTGCTCCTGCGCCGTACCGAGCGGGAGCGGGAGCTCCTGGCACTCAAGTACGGCGCCGAGTTCACGAACCGGGAAATCGCCCGGCTGACCGGCCTCAGCGAATCGAACGTCGGCACGATCCTCCACCGTGCGGTGGAGGCCCTTCGGGCCGAGTGGGAGCAGGAAGGAGCTTGAGGAATGGATGATCGGATGCTTCACGAGTACCGCCGGGAGCCGGATCCGCGCTTCGCGCGGGAG
The genomic region above belongs to Candidatus Eisenbacteria bacterium and contains:
- a CDS encoding sigma-70 family RNA polymerase sigma factor produces the protein MANGDATVARLWLWARKARATNWEARFAEELPRVYNFFRYRVGPGPVAEDLTAITFEKAWKARDRYREDRAGFETWLFAVARNVAIDHFRSSRVSVPIEDVSDLPGGPTPEEIAERRSNEDRLGILLLRRTERERELLALKYGAEFTNREIARLTGLSESNVGTILHRAVEALRAEWEQEGA